One Miscanthus floridulus cultivar M001 chromosome 11, ASM1932011v1, whole genome shotgun sequence DNA window includes the following coding sequences:
- the LOC136490603 gene encoding uncharacterized protein isoform X1, producing the protein MAQEAHQAPVGRSRSSSSTSPDTGMWESPRQMQAHTPFPSWIAYAGTFAAGAGPAAAAAPSLPSEHGPDHAWNQSAPSVVAHGSSGYRGNYLSLLETKNVTPEMFVDDVPAACDYLGGVGADAAAASSSSMAGPASACGLLLGSVDPYSTVASSAPPAKHETASLPSPLVYSEDSVVHGSSMGCMPCYDHEEKSADDSQRQGFGAPSTAAFLQQMVPSRVELQSVLGYSGMVSERLFSFGVGSLPDAGSFSDYNRSSADFMSSNSNREEQDIRPGMGMGGRSSGSGAATSVTTRRKSEEGVAGGNTKKSKQEASHKASPPKHQVPKVKLGEKITALQQIVSPFGKTDTSSVLLETIEYIKFLHEQIRLFTEPYMTKSTYKGHIRRRGEEKEEKSGTGHDLRGRGLCLVPVSLTSQAYHDDTTLPDCWAPAYRSCLYP; encoded by the exons ATGGCCCAAGAAGCACACCAAGCTCCAGTCGGTCGCAGTCGCAGTAGCTCCTCCACTTCACCAGACACCGGCATGTGGGAGTCTCCTCGGCAGATGCAAGCGCACACGCCCTTCCCCTCCTGGATCGCCTACGCCGGCACGTTCGCCGCCGGTGCCGGCCCGGCGGCAGCGGCCGCCCCGAGCCTGCCGAGCGAGCACGGCCCCGACCATGCCTGGAACCAGAGCGCCCC AAGCGTGGTAGCACACGGGAGCAGCGGCTACAGAGGGAACTACCTGTCTCTGCTCGAAACGAAGAACGTGACGCCGGAGATGTTCGTGGACGACGTTCCCGCGGCATGCGACTACCTCGGAGGAGTGggcgccgacgccgccgccgccagcagcagcagcatggccGGCCCAGCTTCTGCCTGTGGCCTCCTCCTCGGCAGCGTCGACCCGTACTCTACTGTTGCCAGTAGTGCTCCTCCAGCCAAGCATGAGACGGCAAGCTTGCCATCGCCGCTCGTGTACTCGGAGGACAGTGTGGTGCACGGGAGCAGCATGGGCTGCATGCCGTGCTACGACCACGAGGAGAAATCAGCTGATGACAGCCAGCGGCAGGGCTTTGGAGCTCCCAGCACGGCTGCATTTCTGCAGCAAATGGTCCCAAGCCGAGTGGAGCTTCAGAGTGTTCTGGGTTACTCAGGCATGGTGTCTGAAAGACTGTTTTCCTTTGGCGTGGGGAGCTTGCCGGATGCCGGTTCTTTCAGTGACTACAACAGGTCAAGTGCAGACTTCATGTCCAGCAACAGCAACAGAGAGGAGCAAGATATTAGGCCG GGGATGGGCATGGGCGGTCGCAGCAGTGGAAGTGGAGCTGCGACAAGTGTAACCACGAGGAGGAAATCAGAGGAAGGGGTTGCTGGAGGAAACACGAAGAAATCTAAGCAGGAGGCTTCCCACAAGGCGTCGCCTCCTAAG CATCAAGTGCCCAAAGTGAAGCTGGGAGAGAAGATCACAGCGTTGCAGCAAATCGTGTCACCTTTTGGGAAG ACTGATACATCGTCAGTGCTGTTGGAAACGATCGAGTACATAAAATTTCTTCATGAGCAGATACGG CTGTTTACTGAACCGTACATGACGAAAAGCACGTACAAG GGTCACATTCGACGCAGAGGcgaagagaaagaggagaaaagcgGGACGGGGCATGACTTGAGGGGCAGAGGGCTCTGCCTGGTTCCTGTTTCGCTGACCTCGCAAGCATACCACGATGACACCACCCTGCCGGACTGCTGGGCGCCCGCGTACAGGAGCTGCCTGTACCCATGA
- the LOC136490603 gene encoding uncharacterized protein isoform X2 has product MAQEAHQAPVGRSRSSSSTSPDTGMWESPRQMQAHTPFPSWIAYAGTFAAGAGPAAAAAPSLPSEHGPDHAWNQSAPSVVAHGSSGYRGNYLSLLETKNVTPEMFVDDVPAACDYLGGVGADAAAASSSSMAGPASACGLLLGSVDPYSTVASSAPPAKHETASLPSPLVYSEDSVVHGSSMGCMPCYDHEEKSADDSQRQGFGAPSTAAFLQQMVPSRVELQSVLGYSGMVSERLFSFGVGSLPDAGSFSDYNRSSADFMSSNSNREEQDIRPGMGMGGRSSGSGAATSVTTRRKSEEGVAGGNTKKSKQEASHKASPPKHQVPKVKLGEKITALQQIVSPFGKTDTSSVLLETIEYIKFLHEQIRSPDTDRLRGKRVNYTVTAISPPFSFLKSSNADKYSRLLPF; this is encoded by the exons ATGGCCCAAGAAGCACACCAAGCTCCAGTCGGTCGCAGTCGCAGTAGCTCCTCCACTTCACCAGACACCGGCATGTGGGAGTCTCCTCGGCAGATGCAAGCGCACACGCCCTTCCCCTCCTGGATCGCCTACGCCGGCACGTTCGCCGCCGGTGCCGGCCCGGCGGCAGCGGCCGCCCCGAGCCTGCCGAGCGAGCACGGCCCCGACCATGCCTGGAACCAGAGCGCCCC AAGCGTGGTAGCACACGGGAGCAGCGGCTACAGAGGGAACTACCTGTCTCTGCTCGAAACGAAGAACGTGACGCCGGAGATGTTCGTGGACGACGTTCCCGCGGCATGCGACTACCTCGGAGGAGTGggcgccgacgccgccgccgccagcagcagcagcatggccGGCCCAGCTTCTGCCTGTGGCCTCCTCCTCGGCAGCGTCGACCCGTACTCTACTGTTGCCAGTAGTGCTCCTCCAGCCAAGCATGAGACGGCAAGCTTGCCATCGCCGCTCGTGTACTCGGAGGACAGTGTGGTGCACGGGAGCAGCATGGGCTGCATGCCGTGCTACGACCACGAGGAGAAATCAGCTGATGACAGCCAGCGGCAGGGCTTTGGAGCTCCCAGCACGGCTGCATTTCTGCAGCAAATGGTCCCAAGCCGAGTGGAGCTTCAGAGTGTTCTGGGTTACTCAGGCATGGTGTCTGAAAGACTGTTTTCCTTTGGCGTGGGGAGCTTGCCGGATGCCGGTTCTTTCAGTGACTACAACAGGTCAAGTGCAGACTTCATGTCCAGCAACAGCAACAGAGAGGAGCAAGATATTAGGCCG GGGATGGGCATGGGCGGTCGCAGCAGTGGAAGTGGAGCTGCGACAAGTGTAACCACGAGGAGGAAATCAGAGGAAGGGGTTGCTGGAGGAAACACGAAGAAATCTAAGCAGGAGGCTTCCCACAAGGCGTCGCCTCCTAAG CATCAAGTGCCCAAAGTGAAGCTGGGAGAGAAGATCACAGCGTTGCAGCAAATCGTGTCACCTTTTGGGAAG ACTGATACATCGTCAGTGCTGTTGGAAACGATCGAGTACATAAAATTTCTTCATGAGCAGATACGG AGTCCGGACACCGATAGACTTAGAGGGAAAAGGGTCAATTACACTGTCACAGCCATTAGCccacctttttcttttctgaagTCTAGTAATGCTGACAAGTACTCCAGATTGCTGCCTTTTTAA